Proteins encoded together in one Orcinus orca chromosome 13, mOrcOrc1.1, whole genome shotgun sequence window:
- the ABCG8 gene encoding ATP-binding cassette sub-family G member 8 yields the protein MAEEAPQETGLGDRAAPQDDSGLQDSVFSSESDNSLYFTYSGQSNTLEVRDLSYQVDIASQVPWFKQLSHFRMPWTSHKDSCELGIQNLSFKVRSGQMLAVIGSSGCGRASLLDVITGRGHGGKIKSGQIWINGQHSTPQLVRKCVAHVRQHDQLLPNLTVRETLAFVAQLRLPRDFSQAQRDKRVDDVIAELRLRQCANTLMGNSYVRGVSGGERRRVSIAVQLLWNPGILILDEPTSGLDSFTAHNLVKTLSRLAKGNRLVLLSIHQPRSDIFRLFDLVLLMTSGTTIYLGAAQHMVQYFTAAGHPCPRYSNPADYYVDLTSIDRRSQEQEVATREKAQSLAALFQERIRGFDDFLWTVESREQGVGTYVQSPASPRDTNPLQPPTKLPGPLQQFETLIRRQISNDFRDLPALLIHGAEACLMSLIIGFLYYGHGAVKLSFMDTVAVLFMIGALVPFNVILDVIAKCHSERALLYYELEDGLYTAEPYFFAKILGELPEHCIYIIIYGMPTYWLANLRLGPEPFLLHFLLVWLVVFCCRTMAMATAALFPTFHMSSFFGNALYNSFYLTGGFMISLDNLWTVPAWISKMSFLRWCFEGLMQIQFGGHTYHLAAGNITIPIPGDMILNAMGLGSYPLYAIYLFIIGISGGFMVLYYMSLKFIKQKSSQDW from the exons ATGGCTGAGGAGGCCCCACAGGAGACAGGGCTGGGGGACAGGGCTGCTCCCCAGGATGACTCG GGCCTCCAGGACAGCGTGTTCTCCTCTGAAAGTGACAACAGCCTGTACTTCACCTACAGTGGCCAGTCCAATACCTTGGAGGTCCGAGATCTCAGCTACCAG GTGGACATAGCCTCCCAGGTGCCTTGGTTTAAGCAGCTGTCTCACTTCAGGATGCCCTGGACATCTCACAAGGACTCTTGTGAGCTAGGCATTCAGAATCTGAGCTTCAAAGTGAGGAGTGGACAGATGCTGGCCGTCATAGGGAGCTCAG GCTGTGGGAGAGCCTCTTTGCTGGATGTGATCACCGGGCGAGGCCACGGCGGCAAGATTAAGTCAGGCCAAATCTGGATCAACGGGCAGCACAGCACGCCCCAGCTGGTCAGGAAGTGCGTGGCTCACGTGCGACAGCACGATCAGCTGCTCCCCAACTTGACCGTCCGCGAGACCCTGGCTTTTGTTGCCCAGCTGCGCCTGCCCAGAGACTTCTCCCAGGCCCAGCGTGACAAAAGG gtggACGACGTGATCGCGGAGCTGCGGCTGCGCCAATGCGCCAACACGCTCATGGGTAACTCCTACGTGCGGGGCGTGTCCGGGGGCGAGCGGCGCAGAGTCAGTATCgcagtgcagctgctgtggaaccCAG GAATCCTCATCCTGGATGAACCCACCTCTGGCCTCGACAGCTTCACGGCCCACAACCTGGTGAAAACCCTGTCCAGGCTGGCCAAAGGCAACAGGCTGGTGCTCCTCTCCATCCACCAGCCTCGCTCCGATATCTTCAGGCTGTTTGATTTGGTCCTCCTGATGACGTCCGGGACCACCATCTACTTGGGGGCAGCCCAGCACATGGTCCAGTATTTCACGGCAGCCGGCCACCCCTGTCCCCGCTACAGCAACCCTGCCGACTACTATG TGGACTTGACCAGCATCGACAGGCGAAGCCAAGAGCAGGAAGTGGCCACCAGGGAGAAGGCTCAGTCCCTTGCAGCCTTGTTTCAAGAAAGAATACGTGGCTTCGATGACTTTCTGTGGACAGTGGAGTCAAGGGAGCAGGGTGTGGGCACTTACGTGCAGAG CCCAGCTTCCCCGAGGGACACCAACCCCTTACAGCCTCCCACTAAGCTGCCTGGCCCCCTACAGCAGTTTGAAACGCTGATCCG tcGTCAGATTTCCAATGACTTCCGAGACCTGCCAGCCCTCCTCATCCACGGGGCAGAGGCCTGCTTGATGTCCCTGATCATCGGGTTCCTCTACTATGGCCATGGAGCCGTCAAGCTCTCCTTCATGGACACGGTGGCCGTCTTGTTCATGATCGGAGCTCTCGTCCCTTTCAACGTGATCCTGGATGTCATTGCCAAAT GTCACTCAGAGAGGGCGCTGCTTTACTATGAACTAGAAGATGGGCTGTACACTGCGGAGCCGTATTTCTTTGCCAAG ATCCTAGGGGAGCTTCCCGAGCACTGTATCTACATCATCATCTATGGGATGCCTACCTACTGGCTGGCCAACCTGCGCCTGGGCCCCGAGCCCTTCCTGCTGCACTTCCTGCTGGTGTGGCTGGTGGTCTTCTGCTGCAGAACCATGGCCATGGCCACCGCCGCCCTGTTCCCCACCTTCCACATGTCCTCCTTCTTCGGCAACGCTCTCTACAACTCCTTCTACCTCACTGGGGGCTTCATGATAAGCTTGGACAACCTGTGGACAG TGCCCGCGTGGATTTCCAAGATGTCCTTCCTCCGATGGTGTTTTGAAGGGCTGATGCAGATCCAGTTTGGTGGGCACACGTATCACCTGGCAGCTGGCAACATCACCATCCCTATCCCGGGAGACATG ATCCTCAACGCCATGGGCCTGGGCTCATACCCTCTCTACGCCATCTACCTCTTCATCATAGGCATCAGTGGTGGCTTCATGGTCCTGTACTATATGTCCTTAAAGTTCATCAAACAGAAGTCAAGTCAGGACTGGTGA